Genomic DNA from Trichoderma asperellum chromosome 5, complete sequence:
TTGAATGCCTTGTTCACGTTCATATGCTCAAGGGTCTCATCAAAACGGAAGAGGGTGCTCTAATCAAGGAGTACGCTGAAAACCCCAGCTTGCGCAAGGTATATGCGTCTCAAACCATTGTGGAAGAAGTAGTCAATGAAGACGAACGTTTCATCGAGAGATCAGCCATGCcgattgaagaagaattcCCTCAAGGCACAcgagctttctttttgggtGAATTTGCTTACGGTCGCCCCCTGGAGGTGACTGGACATGTGAATGGCAAGGCAAATATTGTGGTCTTGGTTCCCAAAAACAAGGAGCCGGAAATCACGAAGAAGATCATCTACCAAGCAGAACGCTCTAACCCATATACGCCCTCTTTCGCGATCGCCAAACAGCTAGGCGTCCATCCTCTCATCCTCAGCAAGATAACGTCGTCTTTCCAAGTTATTAGTGCTGctgggctgaagctgaatcTGGGCCTCAATTTGAAATTTGAGGGTCGAAAGCTCAAGGTGTTGGGGTACTCACGCAAGTCGGAGACGGGGTGGGAATTCTCCAACTTGGCTGTGAAGCTTATTGCTGATTACATGGTCGCATTCCCCGACTTCTTCGCGGCAATTCAGAAAGAACCGCAAAGAAGCGAGACTTCCGAGAGAGACCTGTGGAGCGACCCAAGCGTTGCTTCGCAGCGGGTCAAAGACATAGTAGCGTGGctaaagaaacaagagacgAGCAAATTTGAACGAGTCCCCCTCGACGCTGAGCAGCTCGATTCGGGAATTGTCATGGCTCTGGCTACGGCTGGAGAACAATTGCACCAAGCGAGCTTGGAGGCGACTGCCAAGCCCCTCAGCTCTGTGCCTCGTACAGCCTTGTTGAAGCCGGCGGATGCGGAGATGGTGCTAGGCAACCAAACTTTCAAGCTAGGAGATCGAGTTACTTTCGTTGCCGCTGCCGGTAAAGTCCCAATTGGAACTCGGGGAACTGTTGCCGGTATTTCTCGCACAGCAACTGCTGTTCTCCTGGACGTCGTGTGGGACACCTCCTTTATGAGTGGCACGACTCTGGGTGAGAGAGCTCCAATGTTCCGTGGGCAGACCGTTTCATCGTCGACAGTGCTGAATACTTCAAACTGGCAGGTCGTCTCTGCATCATCAAAATCGCGACAAAGAAAATCTGTTCCGGCCACGGGATCGGTTGGATCGTACGGTTCAGTCGGTGTTACGCAGTATAAGGACGCACCAGCTCCTCCCCCTCTCCGAGGCGGATGGCGCGGAGCTGCTTCAGGCGATTCAGCTTCATCGGGCCGTGGGCGGAATAGCCCTGGTCGCGGCGCCCGAGGAGGTAAACCAAATCTACTGCACAGCACACTTGTTTACCGGCCGGGCCAACAAGGGGGTAACCAAAGCGGCGACAATGCGAACAATGCCCCCAATGGAAACCACGCCCCGAATGGAAACGTaaatggaagaggaggaagtggCAGAGGCCAAGGGCGTGGCCGAGgcaatggcggcagcagaggctCGCTTGCTCCCCAAACTGGACCTGGACGGGGCCAACCAGGCCTCTATGGCAACGTGCCGCCTCCTGCTAACCTTGAGACGTCGCGAGGCGGGCGTGGTCGTGGTCGAGGAGGAAGGGGACGTGGTGGGCCCAATCCCAATCGTGGCCGTGGGGGTGCTGCCGCCCAGCAAGCATAGAAGCTACACGGCTATTGATGTTCGAGTGGGTGAAAAGTAGGTGGAGGTTTAAGGGCGTTGGAATACCCTGTGATTGGCTTATGTAGCTACGACGCAAATTTTCGTAGTACGAGCCATATGTGGCGTGTCATTATAGGAGAAGCTGATTATCTAGCTGCAGTAGAGCCTTTGTGTCATTGCAGTATGCCAACGAAtgaaattaaaagtttaaaccTCAAAGGTCTCACCTAGCATGTCTCAtcattactttttttcttgtttcagGGTTTTAAACTCATTCAATACTATTAGAAAAACAGGGTGGTATCTCAaggcttcttgctcttcttgctctttgtGCTACTCTTATCCTTGGTGTCCTTACCCTTGCCATCCTTAGACTTGAGCGCAGGAAGCGTAAACAGGTCACTAACGCCACCCCTCATGGCATTCCACACGCCAAGCGGCTTGTCCATGTTCCATGTCAAGACACCAACCCAAGGCTGTACGTTGTAATGTAGCTTCAGAGTTACGTCGGCAGTCTCGGCGATCTTGCCGCTGGGATGGGTAATTTGGTACTTGGGCTTCTGGTTCTTGAGCTTGAGCAGTCCTCTGAAATCGCGGCCATGATTAGCTTTTGATATCGATTGCATCTGCAAAGGAGGTTTTTCTCTTAAATATTACCTTTCAGGCGCAATGCTCTTTCCCTCGGCGctcttcttgagcttcttcataGCCACAGGGCCGAGGTTCTGTAAGTGGTCGGCACTggggttggtgatgatgctatCCCAGATGACGGCGGAGTTGTTGGTACCGCCAGGGCTAGTCCAGTCTGCCGTTACATATACGAAGAGTTGCTTTGTGTTCCATGTGAAGAGTGAGGAGAGGTCAGCTTCCAAAGAGAAGCGAATGATGGCATACTCTTCCTTCTTCGAAGAGTAGTAGTGGGGTCGGCCCTTTACACTATACATTGCATTGCACAATAGCAGGTTGGTCAGAATCACCagtaaaaacaaaaagctaAAGGTTGAATATAGCATTTGAGTCTTCTTTACATACACTTGGATGTTGTCGGTTTTTATGACGCCGCTGGGGGTGCGAGCGGAGCCGAGATCTGTGGCCGCGATGAATGCGCCAAGGACGAAGGCGACTGTGGTGAAGAAGCCGAAGACGTTCTGGAGTCGGGTGAAGGAGCTGTGCATGCTGGGCAATTGTTGCTGGCGCCAGCTGAACTCAACAATGGGATGGGCTCGTCGTCAATCAGTGCGAATCCAGCGCTGTAGAGAGAAGTGAGGCTGCCGCATGTATGGGCATGCGCTGGTATTAGTATAGCCAAGCTGATAGCAGCATAATAGTGGCTTTGGCTTAATAGGACACGTCGCTGGGGGACCGCAAATTGTCAGCCTTGCAGATGGGGTCCTGCTGCTTATTGGACGCTTGGAAGAAGGCTGCAACGAAGGCTAGACCCGACTAGGCGCTAGTAGCGGGGCCCCTACAGAGGACTGCTTGGTAGATCCAAATagactacggagtacaagatTCGAATTTGCATATAAAAGCACAGCAGGCGGTAGATTTAATACACAGGATTAGAGCATGAGGATAAGCAGAAAACATGTTGCATTCGGGAATTATACCGGCCATGGTAAAGTTTCTTTATCTGTATTTCTCTTTATCTTCATGGCTCTATATCATTGAGTATCAATAGTACCGTCTAGTCTAGCAGTAAAAGGGCACTGGGTCTGCACGTATTGTGCGACCAGCATCATCCGCTTAGCCCGATCGCACCTGTTCCCGTTCTGTATTAGCAAGCAGAGATGTATGCATGTCCCATCGCTGTCTGAAGCAGCCCTTGCCGCCTCTCTTCCAAGTGCTTCTTACATACCGCCCTCGCCTCCCTTCCACCGAGTCAGGATACCGAGAGCCCTCTCGTTGGGCTGGTAGGCATCGAATGCATTCGGCTCGAGTCGCCCCAATGCGATAGACGCCCAGCGCCTTGTTGCTTACGCCGATAGCATCGATAGAGCGCTGCGTGAACAATGCGACGACCACAACACTTCACGACGCCATGTCTTGCCGCGACGACGAAACATCGCCCAGCGTGACCCCCGGCGTACTAGGCGGTGCTGCAGACCTTGAGGCAAGTTAAATAGAGAGCGCGCGAGAATGTTGCTTCCCAACATCAGCTCCTCATAATGTGCGCGACCGACTGATCCATCCCAATGACTGCCTCGACGCCATCGCCTTGCTTGTCACTTGAAGAATAGCCTGCATGCCCTGTGGAGGCCTGAATGAGGCGCGCGTGGGCCTGAACGCGCTGTGGCACAGCGGTCTTTGGCCACTAAACCGCGCCAGCTAACCACGCCTCGCTGGCGCCATGGGCCGCTATGCCCGCTAtgaatttttgctttgcGCTGGCCACGGGCCAATTTTCCCTTATCGAGCGCCTCCACTAATGATGCCTGGAATACACCCAGACCCGACCTCCAacatcatcgtcgccaaCCGTCCATGAACATGTGCAACAAGACCCTGTAGCTCTCGGGGCCTCAAAGTAAGCTCACTGCCTCTCCGCCTCTTGCGCTCCTGCACGACACGATCCCCCAGGCATTTGCTGAGCCAGACTAGGCTACCCAAATCGGCGCCGCGCATCGCTAGCCGAAGCCCTAtcgaggctgctgaagaaaaaTTCCCTGCCGGTCACGCGGAAACGGCCAGCGATCAGAAGCCATCTCGAGAAAGCAGCAAGGCGACGAAACCCCGATGGGAGTATGTCGTCTCCCTTATCATTCTTTACTGCCACCTCTCGTTCATGCTGGAACCCAGCGCTGACTTGCAGCAGCCCATTTGCTCGCTACCACTCCAATGCGCACTCGTTCCCGGATTATGTGTAAGATTCCATGTCCATCCGATCCGGCaatccctttttcttttcatcgtCCAGCTATTAACTTCCTCAAGGGAACCAAAACACAGCACTACCATGGGTCCGGAACGGCTGGTGAGTAGTGGTATGAGTTGATCACTCTGGTCCGACTACTGACGAATATGCGAACAGAAACAAATTAATGGAGCGACCAGACCTGTCAATACGCTCAGCGTGAGACGATACGATTCCCTTAACGATCCAGATGTGCCAGCCAGCAAGCGGCAGAAGAAAGATACCACGCGAACGCACGGCACGACAACTAGTCCGTATTTCTCCAAATCTAAGCCGTCGAAAAGTAGCGATATTCAAGATATCCACGTCGAGGGCTCGCACGACGATGTATATGACATCATAAGTACTTCAAGCGCAGGAAATGCAAGCCTGGGCACTATAGGCTTGGACGAGTATCGCCGCGTATTACGAACGGGTAATAGAGGAGGTGGTAAAGGGAGGCGAAGGCG
This window encodes:
- a CDS encoding uncharacterized protein (BUSCO:EOG092D465Q) — protein: MHSSFTRLQNVFGFFTTVAFVLGAFIAATDLGSARTPSGVIKTDNIQVVKGRPHYYSSKKEEYAIIRFSLEADLSSLFTWNTKQLFVYVTADWTSPGGTNNSAVIWDSIITNPSADHLQNLGPVAMKKLKKSAEGKSIAPERGLLKLKNQKPKYQITHPSGKIAETADVTLKLHYNVQPWVGVLTWNMDKPLGVWNAMRGGVSDLFTLPALKSKDGKGKDTKDKSSTKSKKSKKP